A stretch of Paludisphaera rhizosphaerae DNA encodes these proteins:
- a CDS encoding DUF6259 domain-containing protein, translating into MAYRLMLLLAMTAWEPDGESLVGYRRGPASMTGPCDRREAVEPVWVYAYPRLKLRYRASGTLGGDAAVLTLAPGSVGPVTPGATNPENPFVAGQPVVAVRSSDLKTDGESHTLEVDLRGKMRTPQIHELRYTLPEGARLDLEELTFVGGPELLPTDPPKLPSDVVAWGVEAPVAADAWRGTTMRGEETIRIVGAPRAGGAFYLTIAPHFANVREFAAGVPADKIRVKESRETADVTVRLIYKDGGWEEQYPLSIAERRHVLTNRSPALYALELDRGRPLAAVELYDRSPHVQLFVAAGGVSDAPPPTSLESLPVLKAPQKRNEAAAPAEASLSYRIAGAPEGAVAADLVESTVAGGRRATLALKNGGTKALDLTVTFPQATVQVSDDPRDVAYLFPRRGTVISTEERTLEAPYNAAFPLQFLDVFAPEANRGAAVVVCDVEGRDKTFRLKKTDAKVAAEVDHRVHLEPGESWRAPEVRIAFHSGDWREGFSAYRDWLATWYRPVGPRPAWLRSAFWTRRDYPVGGTGKLFDVKAGRYTFDALIEDGRAFGGIDFIDVSGWAMSESVGRVGDYPIELGGVADLARNIREARDRGVPTGLYFEGYLIDKRSAVGKAQEGRWQLIDQNGKGLWWAGGEATEFYACPYMPEWRSYLSRRVAQVAADVGAAGVYLDEFGFGGKRCFATTHGHPPGVDTLRGEIETAAAVRRELEASGVGETILYIEETPPDAAAPYFDAALCYALPLTDVRQSPLKLNLSRFAFPDIRLWDMVSLGIDPRAFAAEDFRLSLWHGNGLWLKGHAQTWYGEKLLAWIQKAGSLLHEHAEAFAGPAEPLVDSPHPAVFINRFGKGPKTVHTLFNASYRTARFSFEGRDFVLAPRDVAVAAPSQ; encoded by the coding sequence ATGGCGTATCGGTTGATGTTGCTCCTGGCGATGACCGCCTGGGAGCCGGACGGGGAGTCTCTGGTTGGATATCGACGGGGGCCGGCCAGCATGACCGGCCCCTGCGATCGGCGCGAGGCCGTCGAACCCGTCTGGGTCTACGCCTATCCAAGGCTCAAACTGAGATACCGTGCGTCGGGGACGCTTGGCGGAGACGCCGCCGTTCTGACGCTCGCCCCGGGGAGCGTCGGGCCGGTGACGCCGGGAGCGACGAACCCGGAGAACCCGTTCGTCGCCGGCCAGCCGGTCGTGGCGGTTCGGTCGAGCGACCTGAAGACCGACGGCGAGAGCCATACGCTTGAAGTCGACCTCCGCGGCAAGATGCGGACTCCCCAGATCCACGAGTTGAGATACACCCTCCCAGAAGGCGCCAGGCTCGACCTGGAGGAACTGACCTTCGTCGGCGGGCCGGAACTCCTCCCCACGGATCCGCCCAAGCTCCCTTCGGACGTGGTCGCGTGGGGCGTTGAGGCTCCCGTCGCGGCTGACGCCTGGCGAGGGACGACGATGCGAGGCGAGGAGACAATCCGAATCGTCGGCGCCCCACGCGCGGGCGGCGCGTTCTACCTAACGATCGCGCCGCACTTCGCCAACGTCCGGGAGTTCGCGGCCGGCGTCCCCGCCGATAAGATCCGCGTGAAGGAGAGTCGAGAGACGGCCGACGTGACGGTCCGCCTGATTTACAAGGACGGCGGCTGGGAGGAACAGTACCCGCTCTCGATCGCTGAGCGTCGGCATGTCCTGACGAACCGATCCCCCGCCCTCTACGCGTTGGAGTTGGACCGCGGACGCCCGCTAGCGGCCGTCGAACTGTACGACCGCAGCCCGCACGTCCAGTTGTTCGTCGCCGCCGGAGGAGTCTCGGACGCCCCGCCGCCGACCTCCCTGGAATCGCTCCCCGTTCTGAAAGCTCCCCAAAAGCGGAACGAGGCCGCCGCGCCGGCCGAGGCGTCGCTGAGTTACCGAATCGCCGGGGCGCCCGAGGGCGCCGTCGCGGCCGACCTGGTCGAGTCGACCGTGGCCGGCGGCCGGCGCGCGACGCTGGCGTTGAAGAACGGCGGAACGAAGGCGCTGGACCTCACGGTGACGTTTCCCCAGGCGACCGTCCAGGTCTCGGACGATCCCAGGGACGTCGCCTACCTGTTTCCCCGCCGAGGGACCGTGATCTCCACTGAGGAGCGGACGCTGGAGGCTCCGTACAACGCCGCCTTCCCGCTCCAGTTCCTCGACGTCTTCGCCCCGGAGGCGAATCGCGGCGCGGCGGTCGTCGTGTGCGACGTCGAGGGACGCGACAAGACCTTCCGCCTCAAAAAGACGGACGCGAAGGTCGCTGCGGAGGTCGACCATCGCGTCCACCTGGAGCCCGGCGAATCATGGCGGGCCCCCGAGGTCCGGATCGCGTTCCATAGCGGCGATTGGCGCGAAGGCTTCTCGGCGTATCGCGATTGGCTGGCGACGTGGTACAGGCCCGTCGGCCCCCGCCCCGCCTGGCTCCGCTCCGCGTTCTGGACCCGCCGGGACTACCCTGTCGGCGGCACGGGCAAGCTGTTCGACGTGAAGGCGGGCCGCTACACGTTCGACGCCTTGATCGAGGACGGCCGGGCCTTCGGAGGGATCGACTTCATCGACGTCTCCGGCTGGGCGATGTCCGAATCCGTAGGACGGGTCGGCGACTATCCCATTGAACTGGGAGGGGTCGCGGACCTCGCCCGGAACATTCGCGAAGCCCGCGATCGCGGCGTCCCCACGGGGCTCTACTTCGAGGGATATCTGATCGACAAGCGATCGGCGGTCGGGAAAGCCCAGGAGGGCCGCTGGCAGTTGATCGACCAGAACGGAAAAGGCCTCTGGTGGGCCGGCGGCGAGGCCACCGAATTCTACGCCTGCCCCTACATGCCGGAATGGCGAAGCTATCTGTCGCGACGGGTCGCCCAGGTCGCGGCGGACGTGGGCGCGGCGGGGGTCTACCTGGATGAGTTCGGCTTCGGCGGCAAGCGGTGCTTCGCCACGACCCACGGCCATCCCCCGGGAGTCGATACGCTTCGCGGCGAGATCGAGACCGCGGCCGCCGTCCGCCGCGAGCTGGAAGCGTCGGGCGTCGGCGAGACGATCCTTTACATCGAGGAGACACCCCCCGACGCCGCCGCCCCCTACTTCGACGCCGCTCTCTGCTACGCGCTGCCGCTCACCGACGTCCGACAGTCGCCGCTCAAGTTGAACCTCTCGCGGTTCGCGTTCCCGGACATCCGGCTCTGGGACATGGTCTCGCTCGGCATCGACCCTCGCGCATTCGCCGCCGAGGACTTCCGCCTGTCGCTCTGGCACGGCAACGGGCTGTGGTTGAAGGGGCACGCTCAGACCTGGTACGGCGAGAAGCTGCTCGCCTGGATCCAGAAGGCCGGTTCGCTCTTGCACGAGCACGCCGAGGCCTTCGCCGGCCCCGCCGAACCGCTCGTGGATTCTCCCCATCCCGCGGTCTTCATCAACCGCTTCGGGAAGGGGCCGAAGACCGTGCACACCCTGTTCAACGCATCCTATCGAACCGCCCGCTTCTCGTTCGAGGGCCGCGACTTCGTCCTCGCCCCTCGCGATGTGGCCGTGGCCGCGCCGTCGCAGTGA